One region of Aminobacterium colombiense DSM 12261 genomic DNA includes:
- the tpx gene encoding thiol peroxidase, with amino-acid sequence MERTGIVTMKGKPLTLIGESLSVGDKAPDFAVLDQTLATKTLKDFEGRIKVISVTPSLDTPVCDLQIHWFNEDAANQPDDVAVLNISMDLPFAIKRFCSTKGIERAVALSDHRDASFGMNWGVLIKELRLLARAVFIADKDDVIRYIEIVPEATHEPDYEKALQALVKIIR; translated from the coding sequence ATGGAGAGAACGGGAATTGTTACTATGAAGGGGAAACCTCTCACTCTGATTGGGGAAAGCCTTTCTGTAGGCGATAAGGCTCCGGATTTTGCCGTCTTGGACCAAACCTTGGCTACTAAGACACTAAAAGACTTTGAGGGGCGAATCAAAGTAATTTCTGTAACACCATCACTTGACACCCCTGTTTGCGACCTGCAGATCCACTGGTTCAATGAAGATGCGGCCAACCAGCCTGATGATGTAGCCGTTTTAAACATCTCCATGGACCTTCCCTTTGCCATAAAACGGTTTTGCTCGACGAAGGGAATTGAGAGGGCCGTAGCCCTTTCTGACCACAGAGATGCATCCTTTGGCATGAACTGGGGGGTTTTAATCAAAGAACTTCGTCTTCTTGCCCGGGCCGTTTTCATTGCGGATAAAGATGACGTGATTCGGTATATTGAAATAGTTCCCGAAGCGACCCACGAGCCAGACTATGAAAAGGCCCTCCAGGCCCTCGTAAAAATAATACGATAG
- a CDS encoding OB-fold nucleic acid binding domain-containing protein, which translates to MACLLLAKKFCSWYMCSPYEASKGVGKGKMIENTVKISGRLHFIEGVQEQISRMGKYVAFSVRQDTPWEDGSIRHDFLLMRAFDSDIKEWLRDKEEGTPVRIEGKIRSSAGSGEMYVQVEKIEKITIC; encoded by the coding sequence GTGGCTTGTCTCCTATTGGCGAAAAAGTTCTGTTCGTGGTATATGTGTTCTCCATACGAAGCCAGTAAAGGGGTTGGAAAAGGCAAAATGATTGAAAATACTGTTAAGATTTCGGGAAGACTACATTTTATTGAGGGTGTACAAGAACAAATCAGCCGTATGGGAAAGTATGTAGCTTTTTCGGTGAGGCAGGACACGCCATGGGAAGACGGGAGCATTCGCCACGATTTTCTTCTAATGCGGGCCTTCGATTCCGATATTAAGGAATGGTTGCGAGACAAAGAAGAAGGAACGCCAGTTCGCATCGAGGGAAAGATACGCTCTTCTGCCGGAAGTGGCGAGATGTATGTTCAAGTGGAGAAGATCGAAAAAATAACAATTTGCTAG
- a CDS encoding FKBP-type peptidyl-prolyl cis-trans isomerase, with amino-acid sequence MVQIENGNIAAVHYKGTLDDGTVFDTSEGRDPLKFTVGSGQVVEGFDKAVLGMSAGETKTVTIPAAKAYGEYDPNLTAEVPPEHIPEDLNPKAGEVLQVQTPDGHVFNALVVDVTEKGMVLDANHPLAGKALTFEITVVDIEM; translated from the coding sequence ATGGTTCAAATAGAAAATGGAAATATAGCAGCGGTGCACTATAAGGGCACCTTAGATGATGGCACAGTGTTCGACACATCCGAAGGGCGGGATCCTTTGAAGTTCACTGTGGGGTCTGGCCAGGTGGTGGAGGGGTTTGACAAGGCAGTGTTGGGAATGTCCGCAGGAGAAACGAAGACGGTTACCATCCCGGCAGCCAAGGCCTATGGCGAGTATGACCCCAATTTAACAGCGGAAGTTCCTCCGGAACACATACCAGAAGATTTGAATCCCAAAGCAGGAGAAGTACTGCAGGTCCAGACGCCAGACGGCCATGTGTTCAACGCCCTAGTGGTAGACGTAACAGAGAAAGGAATGGTTCTCGATGCCAACCACCCCCTGGCGGGGAAGGCGCTGACCTTTGAAATAACAGTTGTTGATATTGAAATGTAA
- the deoC gene encoding deoxyribose-phosphate aldolase, with amino-acid sequence MDYCSVASLIDNTLLKQTASFNEILAFVKKSLPYNFRTLVIPPFALEESLRYSCSENISCRFSAVVGFPLGYISTALKCHEIETYKSFGPALSDIDAVININYIKSGDWHAIDKEMQELCKAAEGKTLKLIIETPLLTHGEITHVCKIALNHENIHFIKTGTGFSGKDTSIEEVRTAAKALHGQKGIKVSGGVRSLEHIQAFLDAGAAIFGSSAGITLVEEARNK; translated from the coding sequence ATGGATTACTGTTCTGTTGCAAGCCTTATTGATAACACATTGTTAAAACAAACAGCGTCTTTTAATGAGATTCTGGCTTTTGTTAAAAAGAGCCTGCCTTACAATTTCAGGACACTTGTCATTCCGCCATTCGCCCTTGAAGAATCTCTTCGCTATTCTTGTTCGGAAAATATCTCATGCCGCTTTTCCGCTGTAGTGGGCTTTCCCCTGGGGTACATCTCCACAGCCCTAAAGTGTCATGAGATTGAAACATATAAAAGCTTCGGCCCCGCCCTTTCCGACATTGATGCTGTTATCAACATCAACTACATAAAGTCTGGAGACTGGCACGCAATTGATAAAGAAATGCAAGAGCTTTGCAAGGCTGCGGAGGGAAAAACGCTTAAACTTATTATTGAGACACCTCTTCTTACCCATGGAGAAATCACCCATGTATGCAAAATAGCTTTAAATCATGAGAATATCCATTTCATAAAGACTGGAACCGGTTTTTCAGGAAAAGATACGTCTATAGAGGAAGTGCGAACAGCAGCGAAAGCCCTTCATGGTCAAAAGGGAATTAAAGTTTCTGGCGGCGTTCGAAGTCTGGAGCACATCCAGGCCTTTCTCGACGCAGGAGCCGCCATCTTTGGATCAAGCGCAGGCATTACTCTTGTTGAAGAGGCCCGAAACAAGTAG
- a CDS encoding M20 family metallo-hydrolase, giving the protein MLTVQEGRFLKEFEKLGEIGWVPGKGMDRPAYSASYNEAREYLHTLMNDAGMETRIDGVGNLFGRYDGKEKGAKSFLVGSHLDAVPGGGKYDGALGILAGIEVSRRIREERGPLRHPLEVVAFTAEEGGPLGGTFGSRAFTGLVSRDVPNDILSSFGLSHEVIEKSRGKKEDYLAYLELHIEQGPILWRRNIAIGIPTGIVGITRYKIDICGQANHAGTTPMEERRDAMRSASLLLARWFTWVEQRLREKNDFVCNVGVFSLFPGGAPIVPEKASFILELRSLRDEVVDKVAKTFRSFLEEMPSCRGSMELMVEKPAVELDRNLISAIEIAAQKRGFSHQLIPSGASHDASPMAHFVPTGMIFVPSIEGVSHSKEEATAPKDIICGANTLLETLLELDGKD; this is encoded by the coding sequence TTGCTAACCGTCCAGGAAGGGCGCTTCTTAAAAGAATTTGAAAAACTTGGTGAAATAGGATGGGTTCCTGGAAAAGGTATGGATCGACCAGCCTATTCTGCCTCATATAATGAAGCGAGGGAGTACCTCCACACCCTTATGAACGATGCGGGGATGGAGACCAGAATTGATGGGGTAGGCAATCTCTTTGGCCGATACGATGGAAAAGAGAAAGGCGCGAAGAGCTTTCTCGTCGGATCTCATCTCGATGCTGTTCCTGGCGGGGGGAAATACGATGGTGCCTTGGGAATCTTGGCCGGAATAGAAGTTTCGCGGAGGATTCGAGAAGAGCGCGGGCCTCTTCGTCATCCCCTCGAAGTCGTGGCATTTACGGCCGAAGAGGGCGGCCCCCTTGGCGGAACTTTTGGAAGCAGGGCCTTTACAGGGCTCGTGTCCAGGGATGTACCCAATGATATTTTATCTTCTTTCGGTTTATCTCACGAGGTGATAGAAAAGAGCCGGGGTAAAAAAGAAGATTATCTGGCCTATCTGGAGCTCCATATAGAACAGGGACCAATCCTTTGGCGGCGAAACATTGCCATTGGAATTCCCACAGGTATCGTGGGTATTACTCGCTATAAGATCGATATTTGCGGCCAGGCCAATCATGCAGGAACCACACCAATGGAAGAAAGGCGTGACGCCATGAGATCTGCCTCTCTTCTTTTGGCAAGATGGTTTACGTGGGTAGAGCAACGGCTGCGGGAAAAGAATGATTTTGTCTGTAACGTGGGAGTCTTCTCTCTATTTCCCGGCGGGGCGCCCATTGTCCCGGAAAAAGCGTCTTTCATACTAGAACTCCGTTCCTTGCGGGATGAAGTTGTAGATAAGGTAGCCAAAACCTTCAGATCTTTTCTTGAGGAAATGCCTTCTTGCCGGGGATCCATGGAGCTTATGGTAGAGAAACCAGCTGTAGAACTTGACAGGAACCTTATTTCAGCCATAGAGATAGCTGCTCAGAAGCGCGGGTTTTCTCATCAGCTGATACCCAGTGGGGCATCTCATGATGCCAGTCCCATGGCTCATTTTGTGCCCACAGGCATGATCTTCGTTCCAAGCATTGAAGGGGTCAGTCACTCTAAAGAGGAAGCCACTGCTCCAAAAGATATAATTTGCGGAGCAAACACCCTTCTTGAAACTCTTTTGGAGCTTGATGGCAAAGACTGA
- a CDS encoding dihydrodipicolinate synthase family protein: MSDIRGIFAPVGTTFDGDGNLDLQKYEENARKFSQTGLAGLVILGSNGEFVMLNMKEKVTLVETARKAVSSSMKIIAGTGCESLRDTIELTKRCAGAGADAALVITPNFFKRDMNPQTLEKFFVAVADASPMPIMLYNMPGNAGVNIPSSLSIALSDHPNIVGIKDSSGNIVQISEVIAKTRNKNFSVFAGSGSFLLPTLMLGGVGGTLAVANVVPEYCVAIYNAWNKGEIDKARELQLGLLELNAAVTARFGIGGMKSAMEMAGYWGGNPRLPILPATEEVKNEIRRIYDEALALFSRVEGGECGC; this comes from the coding sequence ATGTCAGACATTCGAGGAATTTTTGCCCCAGTGGGAACCACCTTTGATGGTGATGGGAACCTTGATCTTCAGAAATATGAAGAGAACGCCCGGAAATTTAGCCAAACTGGCCTCGCCGGACTGGTTATTCTCGGGAGCAATGGCGAGTTTGTCATGTTAAATATGAAAGAAAAGGTGACGTTGGTCGAAACTGCGAGGAAAGCGGTTTCTTCCTCAATGAAAATTATTGCTGGAACGGGATGCGAGTCTCTCCGCGATACCATAGAACTGACGAAACGGTGCGCCGGGGCCGGTGCGGATGCCGCTCTTGTCATCACGCCGAATTTCTTTAAAAGAGACATGAACCCACAGACTCTTGAAAAGTTCTTCGTTGCTGTGGCTGATGCCTCCCCCATGCCCATTATGCTTTACAACATGCCCGGAAACGCAGGGGTAAATATTCCTTCTTCCCTGTCAATCGCCCTTTCCGATCACCCGAATATTGTGGGGATTAAAGACAGTTCCGGAAATATCGTGCAGATATCAGAAGTTATCGCAAAGACAAGAAATAAGAACTTCTCTGTTTTTGCCGGGTCGGGAAGCTTTCTTCTTCCTACTCTAATGCTTGGCGGTGTTGGGGGAACCCTCGCGGTGGCTAACGTTGTTCCGGAATATTGCGTTGCCATTTACAATGCCTGGAACAAAGGGGAGATTGATAAGGCCCGGGAACTTCAGCTTGGGCTCCTTGAGCTCAATGCTGCTGTCACGGCCCGTTTTGGCATCGGAGGCATGAAGTCCGCTATGGAAATGGCCGGATACTGGGGAGGAAATCCACGTTTGCCAATTCTTCCCGCCACAGAAGAAGTGAAAAATGAAATTCGGAGGATATATGACGAAGCATTAGCCCTTTTCTCCCGTGTCGAAGGGGGAGAGTGTGGTTGCTAA
- a CDS encoding TRAP transporter large permease — protein MLLFYVFGTMFLLLFLGVPVAVAIGGSCLVFTPWLVGGIDRVMLLVGQRMITTADSFTLLALPFFILAGTLMSNGGISRKLTDLAEAISGDYPGGLAISAVVACMFFAAVSGSGPATVAAIGAIMIPAMNARGYDKGFSGGLLAAAGGIGVLIPPSIPMIVYGVVSGVSVTDMFIAGVFPGILVGIVLIIVAVTISKKRNYVGEPRDGGFGWVMGKIWDAKYALLMPIIILGGIYSGVFTPTEAGVVAVVYAIILGGVTGGLSLKGLCNAMIEAAVITASCIILMGAAGAFSKFLYMKDLPGMIANMIFSVTTNKFIIMILFNILFLLGGMFIDTLSNILIFVPLLLPIVNQIGIDPIHFGIFVTANLALGMVTPPMGVDLFVAANIVKTPFENILKGAMPFIIANFVAVLIITYVPAISLWPLWIFK, from the coding sequence ATGCTTCTTTTCTATGTGTTCGGCACAATGTTTCTACTGTTGTTCCTTGGCGTACCTGTAGCTGTTGCTATAGGAGGAAGCTGTCTCGTCTTCACTCCGTGGCTCGTTGGCGGTATAGACAGAGTCATGCTTTTGGTAGGGCAGCGGATGATAACAACGGCAGATTCTTTCACTCTTCTTGCCCTTCCTTTCTTTATTCTTGCGGGGACCCTCATGTCCAATGGAGGCATATCACGAAAATTAACTGATCTTGCAGAAGCCATTTCGGGGGACTACCCGGGCGGCCTTGCGATCTCAGCAGTGGTCGCCTGCATGTTCTTTGCGGCCGTTTCGGGTTCAGGGCCGGCAACTGTGGCGGCTATCGGAGCTATTATGATTCCGGCAATGAACGCCCGCGGATATGATAAAGGGTTTTCCGGCGGCCTTCTTGCCGCAGCCGGCGGCATAGGCGTTCTTATCCCCCCAAGCATACCCATGATTGTTTATGGAGTAGTAAGCGGAGTATCGGTTACGGACATGTTCATCGCGGGAGTCTTTCCTGGCATTCTGGTAGGCATTGTGCTTATCATCGTGGCCGTGACCATTTCAAAAAAACGCAACTATGTCGGGGAGCCGCGTGATGGAGGTTTTGGATGGGTCATGGGCAAAATATGGGATGCAAAATATGCCCTTCTCATGCCAATCATTATTCTTGGCGGCATTTATTCCGGTGTGTTTACTCCCACCGAAGCAGGGGTAGTGGCCGTTGTCTATGCTATAATTCTCGGAGGCGTTACTGGTGGACTTTCCCTTAAAGGTCTTTGCAATGCAATGATCGAAGCGGCGGTTATCACAGCTTCGTGCATTATTCTTATGGGTGCTGCCGGTGCCTTCTCAAAATTCCTTTATATGAAAGATCTGCCAGGTATGATTGCCAATATGATCTTTTCAGTTACCACCAATAAGTTTATTATCATGATTCTTTTTAACATCCTTTTCTTGCTGGGAGGCATGTTTATTGATACTCTTTCAAATATTCTTATTTTTGTCCCTCTTTTGCTTCCCATTGTCAATCAGATTGGTATCGATCCCATCCATTTTGGGATTTTCGTAACGGCGAACCTGGCTTTAGGAATGGTGACACCTCCCATGGGTGTAGACCTCTTTGTTGCCGCAAACATTGTGAAAACACCTTTCGAAAACATCTTGAAGGGAGCCATGCCTTTCATTATTGCGAATTTCGTAGCGGTGTTGATCATTACCTATGTTCCGGCTATTTCTCTTTGGCCTCTCTGGATATTTAAATAA
- a CDS encoding TRAP transporter small permease, with protein MKALKLIDKYLEEVITILLFSIIIVVGIEQVITRYLFSFVHSWSEELMRVCFVLLSLVGFSLCEKKLQHVRVEVIKLILPPRLLVAANVFSSAVFLIFCLLVTHYSVKITAMQFKSSQITAAMGLPTWTYFVFGPFFFGLMAFRIIQKEILPLFRPQKESRMM; from the coding sequence GTGAAAGCGCTGAAATTAATTGACAAATATCTGGAAGAAGTCATTACCATTCTTCTTTTTTCCATCATTATCGTTGTGGGGATAGAACAGGTAATAACCCGGTATCTCTTTAGCTTTGTACATTCATGGTCTGAGGAATTGATGAGAGTTTGTTTTGTGCTGCTTTCTCTCGTGGGTTTTTCGCTGTGCGAAAAGAAATTGCAGCATGTGAGGGTTGAAGTTATCAAGCTCATTCTCCCTCCCCGCTTGCTGGTAGCGGCGAATGTTTTTTCCTCAGCGGTTTTTCTTATATTTTGTCTTTTGGTTACCCATTATTCTGTGAAAATTACTGCTATGCAGTTTAAAAGTTCCCAGATTACTGCGGCCATGGGTCTGCCTACGTGGACGTACTTTGTTTTTGGTCCATTCTTTTTCGGTCTGATGGCATTTCGTATTATTCAAAAAGAAATTCTGCCGCTCTTCAGGCCCCAAAAAGAATCCCGGATGATGTAA
- the dctP gene encoding TRAP transporter substrate-binding protein DctP gives MKRQMCKLITGLLLALFVAGSHMAVAEAKTLSLGHTGQEVNIFSQASVKFAEYVNEYSDGKIEVKVMGAGALGDNREGIEQLQLGVTDFWVISTGLLAPFTNAVALYDLPYLFKSAEAGIAFFNSDIAMEIIQPLENKGIKGLGYMTQGWRHIHSNKPVRSPEDLAGMKIRTMSTPIHIELFKALGANAIPMAFSEVFTSLQQGIIDGGENPFENIKAQGFDKVQKCITMDGHVLDPMVLVISLNTWNSLSDREKEVIQNAATEACKWDQEHVLAANRAIMEEFKAAGSPEIIELTAEERRAFREASQPIYDAYLPEIGEDLYKKVVDFQKDFEEVPPQN, from the coding sequence ATGAAACGGCAGATGTGCAAACTCATTACAGGTCTTCTTTTGGCGCTCTTTGTTGCAGGATCTCACATGGCAGTCGCGGAAGCTAAAACTCTCAGTTTGGGCCATACAGGGCAAGAGGTTAATATCTTCAGCCAGGCATCAGTTAAATTTGCCGAGTACGTTAATGAATACTCCGATGGCAAAATCGAAGTCAAGGTTATGGGAGCCGGGGCTCTGGGAGATAACAGGGAAGGTATTGAACAGCTTCAGCTTGGTGTTACCGATTTTTGGGTAATTTCGACAGGATTGTTGGCGCCTTTTACAAATGCTGTCGCTCTCTACGATCTCCCTTATCTTTTTAAGAGCGCTGAAGCAGGCATTGCTTTCTTTAACAGCGATATCGCTATGGAAATCATTCAGCCCCTTGAAAACAAAGGCATTAAAGGCCTTGGATATATGACCCAGGGATGGCGTCATATCCATAGCAACAAACCTGTTCGGAGCCCTGAGGATTTGGCCGGCATGAAGATACGGACCATGTCCACTCCTATTCACATCGAGCTTTTCAAAGCCCTTGGAGCGAACGCAATTCCTATGGCATTTTCCGAAGTCTTTACATCTCTGCAGCAGGGAATTATTGATGGTGGAGAAAACCCCTTTGAAAATATCAAAGCCCAGGGTTTTGATAAAGTTCAGAAATGCATAACCATGGATGGACACGTTCTTGACCCTATGGTTCTTGTCATTTCCCTGAATACGTGGAATTCCCTGTCTGACAGGGAAAAAGAGGTCATCCAAAATGCGGCCACAGAGGCCTGTAAATGGGACCAGGAACATGTTCTGGCCGCTAACCGCGCAATTATGGAAGAGTTTAAGGCAGCCGGTTCTCCTGAAATTATTGAACTGACAGCAGAAGAGCGTCGGGCCTTCCGCGAAGCTTCACAGCCTATATATGACGCATACCTGCCTGAAATAGGCGAAGACCTTTACAAAAAAGTAGTGGATTTCCAAAAAGATTTTGAAGAGGTTCCGCCACAAAATTAA
- a CDS encoding aspartate/glutamate racemase family protein encodes MRILIINPNSSLEMTEAIHKSACGFAKGDFEVVTLHIPESSPFVATYEDHARAASGMMKIIRDNNDDFDAFVIACHGDPNLDLMKEICDKPVVGIAEASMKMATMLGDRFSVISPVERNIPNKRVLIEKYHLEGYLASIRAPQKEDEGKNEEQRLMGAARKAIDEDMAEVIVLGCAGFAGLDKSMEKELGVPVLDGVVCALIVASGMVRYGVSTSKKRRYNPVF; translated from the coding sequence ATGCGAATACTCATTATCAATCCCAATAGCAGTTTAGAAATGACGGAAGCCATTCATAAAAGTGCTTGTGGCTTTGCGAAAGGGGATTTCGAGGTCGTAACTCTTCACATACCCGAGTCCTCCCCATTTGTTGCAACCTATGAAGACCACGCCAGGGCCGCTTCCGGAATGATGAAGATCATTCGGGATAATAACGATGATTTCGATGCTTTTGTCATCGCCTGTCATGGAGATCCGAACCTTGACTTAATGAAAGAGATCTGTGACAAGCCGGTTGTTGGTATCGCAGAGGCATCCATGAAAATGGCCACTATGCTGGGAGACCGTTTTTCTGTCATTTCCCCCGTGGAACGCAATATTCCGAACAAGAGAGTTCTTATAGAAAAGTATCATCTTGAAGGGTACCTTGCTTCTATAAGAGCACCTCAAAAGGAAGATGAGGGGAAAAACGAGGAGCAGCGTCTTATGGGAGCGGCACGGAAGGCCATTGATGAAGATATGGCGGAAGTGATCGTGTTGGGCTGTGCCGGTTTTGCCGGACTTGACAAAAGTATGGAAAAAGAACTTGGTGTTCCAGTGCTTGATGGAGTGGTCTGTGCTCTGATTGTAGCATCAGGTATGGTTCGTTACGGTGTTTCCACAAGCAAAAAACGCCGCTATAATCCGGTGTTTTAA
- the allB gene encoding allantoinase AllB, producing the protein MVKVDLVVRNAQVFTGGELFSGGIAVKNGTIVAICRNELLPDAETVIDAENNPVLPGVVDPHVHVRDPGHTERGNFETETRAAAHGGVTTFLEHPISCPPPYSPEILEARVKSAEPQCLVDYAFFGAAGADFPQEVGRVAEAGIVAFKTFLHEAPEGREEEFRGLTMANDGAILDGFKAVAKTGLICTVHAENNDIIQRLIQQFRKEGKVGFPYHALSRPPIAEIETVEKLLRFARETGVRISFAHISTPEAMELVKQAKYEGQEVYLETCPHYLFLSDEKLLEIGPFAKGNPPLRSKESMKKLWDYINDGTVDFIGSDHSPFLLSEKEKGLTDIFTAAAGSPCIELTLPLMLTAVRDGRLTLPRAVELLSENAARIFGLFPKKGVLRPGADADFVVVDMKTPFEVSNENLLTHAKAIGVQYNGTKLVGRPLHTAVRGRMVMKDGVVDPEAKGWGQRLYPQK; encoded by the coding sequence ATGGTAAAAGTTGATCTTGTCGTTCGTAACGCCCAAGTATTTACAGGAGGGGAGCTCTTCTCTGGCGGCATTGCCGTTAAGAATGGCACTATCGTTGCGATTTGCCGAAACGAGCTTCTTCCTGACGCAGAAACAGTTATCGATGCAGAAAACAATCCTGTACTTCCAGGGGTCGTCGACCCCCATGTCCATGTAAGGGATCCCGGACATACTGAAAGAGGGAACTTCGAAACAGAAACCAGGGCTGCCGCTCACGGCGGCGTAACTACGTTCCTGGAACATCCTATTTCATGTCCTCCTCCCTACTCTCCTGAGATCCTCGAGGCGAGGGTCAAGTCTGCTGAGCCTCAGTGCTTGGTTGACTACGCCTTTTTTGGAGCGGCAGGAGCCGATTTTCCTCAGGAGGTTGGCAGGGTAGCGGAAGCAGGCATTGTCGCCTTTAAGACTTTTCTTCATGAAGCTCCAGAAGGGAGAGAGGAAGAGTTTAGAGGGCTGACCATGGCCAACGATGGCGCCATTCTCGACGGCTTCAAGGCAGTGGCGAAAACAGGGCTGATCTGTACTGTTCATGCCGAGAACAATGACATTATTCAGCGCCTGATTCAGCAGTTTCGCAAGGAAGGGAAAGTCGGATTTCCCTACCATGCTCTTTCCCGTCCGCCAATAGCCGAAATTGAGACAGTGGAAAAACTGCTTCGTTTCGCCCGGGAAACAGGAGTTCGAATTAGTTTCGCCCACATCTCCACTCCTGAAGCAATGGAACTGGTAAAACAGGCAAAATACGAGGGACAGGAAGTCTACCTCGAAACGTGCCCCCATTATCTCTTCCTCTCAGATGAGAAGTTACTAGAAATTGGGCCTTTTGCCAAGGGGAATCCGCCTCTTCGCAGCAAAGAATCTATGAAAAAGCTCTGGGATTACATTAACGACGGAACAGTAGACTTTATTGGCAGTGACCATAGCCCCTTCCTTCTTTCAGAAAAAGAGAAGGGCCTTACAGATATTTTCACTGCCGCCGCAGGTTCTCCGTGCATTGAGCTTACATTGCCTCTCATGTTGACGGCGGTGCGGGATGGCAGGCTTACCCTTCCCAGGGCAGTGGAGCTTTTGAGTGAAAATGCGGCTCGGATTTTTGGCCTTTTTCCGAAAAAAGGAGTTCTTCGGCCGGGGGCAGATGCCGATTTTGTTGTAGTTGACATGAAAACGCCTTTTGAAGTTTCAAATGAGAATCTATTGACCCATGCCAAGGCCATAGGGGTTCAATATAATGGTACGAAACTTGTGGGGCGTCCTCTTCATACAGCTGTTCGGGGACGTATGGTTATGAAAGATGGCGTTGTCGACCCAGAAGCTAAGGGGTGGGGACAGCGTCTCTATCCTCAGAAATAA
- a CDS encoding dihydroorotase, protein MQKYVDCVIRNGNIFYNHTLFHGSIGVDEGRIVYIGKDNLIVGKKEMDADGDLVLPGGIDTHVHIREPEMCQRGTFQSETAAAAAGGITTIFEMPISAPPQYCPEILQKRIDTASAQSYIDFAFYGAAGRETQYFKALAEAGIIGFKTFLFSPLPGRDQEFRGTCMDDDGALWQGMRAVAETGLTLAVHAENDAIIQRCTAALRNGGRKDFAAHGLSRPPHAEVQAVEKIIRYASLLNIPVSFCHVSCPESLLMIKKAKAKGQRIFAETCPQYLFLNEESALGYGPYAKFNPPIRSRCHQEEMWPFLLDGTVDYVGSDHGAFLFEEKERGWDDIFNAPAGSVGFEVRLPLLMTAVKEKKISLAKAVDLLSRQAAQVFDLHPQKGSLLPGADADLIIVDVKTPFIVKSSDFLTNGREIARLYEGQALYGKVLHTMVRGRFVYSRGYLCESGAGWGKYINTSLLQRRGSCFSW, encoded by the coding sequence ATGCAAAAATATGTAGATTGTGTTATCCGAAATGGAAACATTTTTTATAACCACACCCTTTTTCACGGGAGCATAGGGGTGGATGAGGGTCGGATCGTCTATATAGGAAAAGATAATTTAATTGTCGGTAAGAAAGAAATGGATGCGGACGGAGATCTTGTCCTTCCGGGAGGAATCGATACCCATGTACACATTCGAGAGCCTGAAATGTGTCAAAGAGGAACCTTCCAATCTGAAACAGCAGCAGCTGCTGCTGGAGGCATTACCACAATCTTTGAAATGCCCATTTCCGCCCCTCCCCAGTATTGTCCGGAAATACTTCAGAAGCGAATAGATACAGCCTCCGCTCAATCCTATATAGATTTTGCTTTTTACGGTGCCGCCGGCCGGGAAACCCAATATTTCAAGGCTCTTGCGGAGGCCGGTATTATCGGTTTCAAAACATTCCTCTTCTCTCCCTTGCCGGGACGGGATCAGGAGTTCAGAGGAACATGCATGGATGATGATGGTGCTTTGTGGCAAGGAATGAGGGCTGTTGCTGAAACAGGTCTTACCCTTGCCGTTCATGCTGAAAATGATGCTATTATCCAGCGATGTACAGCTGCACTTCGTAACGGGGGAAGAAAAGATTTTGCCGCTCATGGCCTATCCCGTCCGCCCCATGCGGAAGTTCAGGCAGTCGAAAAAATCATCCGCTATGCTTCCTTGCTCAATATTCCAGTGAGCTTCTGCCACGTTTCGTGTCCCGAGAGCCTTTTGATGATCAAGAAGGCCAAGGCAAAAGGGCAGCGCATCTTTGCTGAAACATGCCCCCAGTATCTGTTTCTTAATGAAGAGAGTGCCCTTGGTTACGGTCCTTACGCAAAATTCAATCCGCCTATTCGCTCTCGATGTCATCAAGAAGAAATGTGGCCATTTTTACTTGATGGGACAGTGGATTACGTGGGAAGCGATCATGGGGCCTTTCTTTTTGAAGAAAAAGAAAGGGGATGGGATGACATTTTTAACGCACCAGCAGGTTCTGTCGGGTTTGAGGTGCGCCTTCCCCTTCTTATGACAGCGGTGAAAGAGAAAAAAATCTCTTTGGCTAAAGCTGTTGATCTCCTATCACGTCAGGCTGCACAAGTTTTTGATCTTCATCCGCAAAAAGGTTCCCTCTTGCCCGGAGCCGATGCAGACTTAATTATCGTTGATGTAAAAACACCTTTTATAGTGAAGTCATCAGATTTTCTCACCAATGGCCGAGAGATCGCAAGGCTTTATGAAGGACAGGCCCTATATGGAAAGGTTCTTCACACCATGGTCAGGGGGCGTTTTGTCTATAGCCGTGGATATCTTTGCGAGTCAGGCGCTGGGTGGGGGAAATACATAAACACATCTTTATTACAAAGGAGGGGAAGTTGTTTCTCATGGTAA